Below is a genomic region from Gallus gallus isolate bGalGal1 chromosome 10, bGalGal1.mat.broiler.GRCg7b, whole genome shotgun sequence.
ATTTAATTTACTGATGGTTCAGACAGACAACATACGGTGCCATTACAGTGGTAATGAATTTTGTTACATCACATTGCAATAATGTCTTTTGCGTTCATTTAAGTTCATTTTTAGTTCCCTTAGGACTTCTCGCTTATTATAAAATCATCTGCTTAGGAACAGCCCTGGACTCAGTTAAAGAGTAATGACACTGTTCAGATCACAACTAACAACACCCGACCTTTGGACGACCTCCCCACACAACCTGTGATACGGAGTCCCACCTCCCTGTGGAGGTGCAATTACCCAAAGCCCTCTGGTTTAGAACACCCACACCTCCCAGCACTCACCCACGCAGAGCTCATCTCCTGCTGAATGAGGCTGTGGGGAGCCACGTTGTAATGATTTTTCTCTCACCCAGAAAGCTAAAAGACTTGTTCTTACAAAGCGTTTCTGAATAGAAACAATGCGCTGGCGAGgagatttcagaaaagcagatctGAACCTTTCCaactggcagcactgctggcagatcTCACCTGCAGGGGCCCTATCCTTTCTAAAGTTGGGCCCAATTACTCACGGAGAACCCCTGATGCTTCACAATTGGCCTCTCCTGGCTCTGCCTTTTTGCTGAGAGAAAGCCAGTGGCTTTCTGGGCCCATTCCAGCCTGAGTTCCCTGCTCCAGCATGTCTGCCAAGCAGAGAACAAGCTTACCTACAACACTGTCGATCTGTAGGTCGTTTGTGCTAGCTGCATCCTCTCGGTTGTCTAAATGGGGTTCttctctgtctgctgctgctggattgGACTGTCAAGCAACAAAAAGGTATTAACAGTACCCAGTGATGCACCCTACAAAGCATCAGCAGCAGAtcaaatgcttcctttttttaacattaagaTCTAACTCTTTATCCTAAGCTGTTACTGCAAGACCTGCACCACTGCAATGCCATACCCAGCTGCTTGCTAGGATGGGTTTGTTTACATCTTAATGAAACTCACAagtggtattttttgttttgcacaaGACAATGTTTTGGGATTTGAATGAGAAACCACACCACCACACATCCCATTGACATGGGGGAATGTCCTGGAAGGCAGCGAGCCCCCAGCTGGGAGGTGGCAGCTCCTGGGACAGCTCTCAGAATGGCTCTCCAAACAACACTGAGGGAGTTTTCAGCCATCAGAGACTTCCTGAGAACCCATTCTGACAGCTCACGCAGTAGCCCTcgagagaggagaaaaggatgaaagacccccccaccaccaccacaccacGTGGGACACAGCATgagcaaagaacaagaaatagGAATTACTGTTTACTTCTGTATCTTGGTTCTCTTCTGACCCAATGCTACAGTTCGCACCTGCTAACGTACTGAGAAGGCCAAAGCCCTGGGTCCtgtctggaaacaaaacagctgtTAGTGTGACACAGGGTGGAACGCTACAGCAAACAGCTGCAACTGACACCAGACAACTTCTTAGGGAAGACACACCAATACAGCACAGCACTTTTAAATTAAACTCTGTTTTTAGAACGTTACCTTTGAACAAAAATGGACGTGCAAGAGGTGTAGGTGCAATAGGTGTAGATGCAATAGTTGTAGGTGCAAGAGGTGTAGGTGCAAGAGGTGTAGGTGCAAGAGGTGTTGTTATTGGGCTTTGCtaagctgtgttttcttctggctTTGCCTCGAGCAGCAAATATCTGCAGTTACGTCGGGGCTCAGGAGATTGTTCTGAAAATATCAGCATTTTAGTCAACTAAAAAAGACACAGCATCAAGTTATTGCACTGCAGACAGCCAGGAAACAATGAGCTGTGCCAGAAGAAAGAttaatgttccttttttttaatgtgctctgAATTAATATTACAGTAATGACTAAGCTCTACATTCAAACGTTGAGATGATGTAATTTTTAGACACGGGCCAAATTTTCTTGCCATTTATACAAAATCTTAAAGAGCCGAACGTGTAACTGAAGCCATCAGCTGTCGAGAATACGTGTAAACACGTCTCAGTTGGAGAATGACTGAGACCTCATTTCCTGCTCAATAATCGATGCTGTGCACTTCGGCTAACACGTGTCCTGTGCCAGTCctcccccccgtgcccccctcccccctgcaGGTATTTGTTTCTATTGGCGCCGCGCTGTACAGTTTTACTGCCCTTACAGATCACTTGCCAGAGGTTTGGGGAGAAGTGAATCAGTCTAGCCGAATGAATCACCTTAAAAATGTTCAGTTGCAAGAAATATGAAAGCCCGTAAGTCTGCCAGCTCTATTAACAGGCAGTGGAGTGATAAAAGGTTGGGACCTGCAacccaaaacaaagcagcttccCAAAGTTTCAGCAAGCTGAGCAAAGATTTGTCTTAGGGGAAAAAGTAAGGACCGATCTTCAGCCAATTTCTGAGTCATCTGAAGCCAGATGAGCCTCTGCAGCCCAGAATGTGCTTGAGAGAGAACATTCCCACATTGGCAGAGGGGCGGATTCGGTGACCTCATCGTATACCTCCTTCCTATCTATGCTTTGAGTCCATCCCCACCACCGCCACGGGTAACCTCAGCCTGGGTAACTACAAAGCGCTGTCTAATTGAGAAGTACCAGCATCCGCAGCAAGGATCTGCAAAGAGCAGCTGTTGGTTTCTGGGTCCGTGGCTGGGAGGTGGCAGGCACAGCTCTTGGTTCCAGTCACACCCTTGAAAGAAACCTTCccataaacttttttttatggGATGTAGAAGTTATTTCAACTTCTGGGTGCAATTCAGGAAGTGGGTGACGTCTTACAGAGCCTTCTTACAGAATCAAAGCCAAAAGTGATCTCACTCAAATTATTGTAATAGTGGATGGCTCCATTCTGATGCAGGCTATGTGGGTTCACAGGTGTCATCAATATGGCAAAGCCCCATtaagctgtgctgagcagggcttGGAAACACACATTGCTTCTTTCCTAGCAAAATGTTTTCCACTGTCCTTATCTACCATTCTTCCATAGGCTGTCTGAAGCTACCATGACTCTGAtacaaaaaacagaattaaaaggTTGAAACTCAGACTTGTTTCAACAATTAAGCTCACATGGTCCCAGTAAACCAGGCTAATTCTTTGTAGAGGAAGCCAGGCTAATGCCTGGCTCCACCCTGGGTAACTAGCTTCACTTGGGATCACTGCAGAACATATTTAAGCAGGAAAGCAGCCAAGCAACCCCCCTTAGAAGACAGTAAGTTGTTTCTGTGCCTTCTGTTGTGGTCAACCAGGCTTCCTCTTGTGAGGACAACTAAAACAGAACACTGCACAAGCTTTGGGGTTTTAGGAGTGGGAGAGCTGTGAATTGAAGAGATGTTTATGTTCTTCTGTACAAGAAAGTGACCTTGTTCTGAGGTTGAAGAGAGCTCCAAGAACTGGAGAACCAATGACTGCATAGCACCAAGAAGCAAACTGCCTTCCAGGTAAGACTGCTGGTTTTCCTTTCAGTAGAGACCATACTGCTTTACGTGCCCACCAAGTATGTGCTATTATTACATGATGAAAAGTATTTACAGTTAATTGTATTTTATACCTAATGAATCAGTATAAGCAAAAACATGCTTAATGGGTAGAGACAACCTGAGAAGGTCAACACCTTTCTtaacagccacacagagctTCACAACTTTGGAACAACTGTGTGCAGGTTTAGGGTAGCGTACTTTAAAATGACATGGCTTTGATGCTCATAGTTTAAAGAAGTCACTTCTTTTCAGTCTGTTAATTTAAAGTCTCACATAAGCAGCTCAAGTAAGGCAATGCTGTGATGTTGGCTTTCTGGATGGTGACACTCAACAATGCTAACAAACCTTTGCTACTACAAATATCTTACACTTTGTATGAAAAGATTTCGTGTGGAGTATGATTGTAAACAGAGAGCAGTCAGAGGTAACTCAGCAGAAAAGCTGAGCTCTTATTTGCATAGTGGCCAGCTTCCAGGATCAGGAggaagctgaaaacaaaagatatATTACAGGTTgtaaaaagctttattttaagcaaaaatgagcTCAAccatttgaaatcatttccctttGAAATCACAGATTGGTTGCAACAGCTTCCAAAGATAGCTCACTTCCTGAGGGGTTCGCAGTACCACACATCAGCACTGCGTGGTTTCCGTACAGTGGAGATAAAAACTCTGGATTTTCACGGAGCTCAACCTTCACAGAATGCACCACTGATGTACAGGAATTTCCCTCAACGTGTGACTAAGTTCTGTTCTTCTACAATGTGATattcttaagaaaaagaattaagaaaaccATTCTTGTGCTAGCTAGACTGACTTCATGCCATCTCAAATGAATACCTCTCTACAACAGTTATATTAAACTAGAACCAATCCTAGCCTCATTTTGATATAGTATGAGAAATACTGAGAAGGCACGAGTTTAGTAGCTCTTAGTTGCCCTGAATCCCAGCAACCATCTTGCAGTTATAGGAACTAATGAAAACCTCTCAGCACTCAAAATCATTACCCTGTTAAAAGAtacaggaaggaagaagccACAGCAGTGGAAAACTGCACCCGAGGGAGCAGGCAGACCTCAGAAGGGTGGCAGTGGGATGAGTTTGAAAGGAAGAGTATAAGGCCACTGCAAAAGAGTTTCATCTTCTGACATTTCCTGCAACAGGCTCTATAATTACAGAGGTAACAGAAAGCTTTCAAGAAAATACAAGAATCTAGGCTTGCATTAAATCTGGGCTAGCCACAGCATTTCCTTTCCTAATACATCTAATCCTAAGTGATTTTTCCAAAACTGTGGCCCTGCCTTATAAAGGGCTACCTGCAGGAAACCAGGCTGTCTGgcttttgtgctgttttccaaAAGTCCTGCAGTTTGTTGCAGTAGGATTTCTGTAGGGAAGGCAGACCTTCTTGCAGTGCACCTCATACATTTGAATCCTTCAACAGACATTTGAGAGcaaatttagaggaaaaaaatactggaatGGGATTACATCTTAACCACTGCCTCTAAGCTTCCCTGTGTGCCAAGGGATGATAAAAGTGGTAACTGAACAGCCTCCTGTTCCATGTGAACGTGGGAAGACCACTCTAGTTCCCTGTGCACTGATGTGGTGCTGTTGTAGCTGCTTCATTTAAAGTTTGGCTAAACATACTGAGCCCTGTAGGGTTCACAGCCTTCAGAATTCATGCAGGGAGGATGTGTATTACGTACCATTCTTCATGACCACGTTTGACCACACGTTGGCATTCAAGGCCTGCACAATTCGTTTCACTCCTGTGGACTCCGGGAAGTcatctaaataaaaatatgaagacATTGACTCCTAACAATAAGACCAAAAACCATTACATGCTTTGAGCGTAAGGTGAAGTGTGACTGAATATCTGTCCTATCTGACAGGAATGGAAGTAAATGACTTATCAGGAAGGACATATTTCTTGCCTTTGCTTCATGAAAGGCCAAAGAAATTTAGACTGATGCCACACGTCTTGGTCTGGGCTTCTTATGAAGTGTGAGCACTCATCCTTCTGTGGAAAGATCTAAATTCTAGGTAGAGCTTTAAATATTTAGCACTGGACCTACACTGATACATAAGTaatttgaataataataaatgacTTTAAGCCACTGTCAAAAGAACTTTTACCCCCTCTCAAATCCTTCAGAATGCTGCACAGCATGAACAGATGGTagaattacttttctttccttcagaaagcaaagaactTGAGATAACCATTGAAAAAGGGGCAGTGCTTCATAAAAAAGATGATGATTGTACTAAAGCTATCTTCATAACATCTAATTAAAAGTGTTCCAGTAATCCTGTAAATTTAAATTTATGGGGACTTCAAAGACTGGGGAAGGCATTATTTGGACTTCAGCTTACTCAGTGAATAGATCTGACACTGTTTTACATTAAGTCAGTTTTCCCATTTCCTCAGCTTAGTCAGCTTCCCATGTTTGTGCAAGTCTCACAAAGCAATTAGGAAGAAAAGCCCTTTGGAGAGGAAAATGTGATTGCTTAAAAATCAAACTTGTCTGGGGTGACTCAGGGACAGGTGTAGCAACTGAAACTGCCTCTAGATATTAATTTTAAGCTGCGTAACCCTGTAGATCAAATACTGCCCTCTATGATAGTGCTGTTTAGTTTTATACTGGTCATTACTGGGAGTCTCAGTTAAGAGTTCCTGTGCTTGGTACACAAGAGAGAGCGCAGTCATAGCAAGAGCTCCTGCTCATTTCCAGTGAGCTGCCATTAATGCCACGATTCCTACACAGATATTGGACCAGAATGTTTACTACATCTGTTTTATCTTCTGTAATTCATACAGCGTGTTTACAGGGTCAATATGTTACTCAGTACAATGTATTTCCTCTGATGCATGAGTCACAGTGAACCAACTACCACGTTAGAAGTCCAGGACAGAGAATGTATCCTAGTAATCCAAAGATTAACATCCTGAGTTGTTGTTCCCATTATTTACTACTTCAGTGGTAAATAGCTTGTTCTTTACAACAGTTATTCAGCAGGAAAATAACTTGATGTTACtaatgtttcctttaaaaacacgTTAGACTGAAATAGCCGTGTTCTGGTTGAACttgaaatggagaaaatgtgAGTGGATTATTCCACTCCTGTATGGAAATGGAGTCGGTTATCTCATTTACAGCTCTGTAGTGGTAAGATGTAAACACTTGTGTAACACTGAGACAAGGCCGATGCTGATAAGGCTGTCAGGAAGTGCACAGTCACTTTTCAAGAGCAGAACATCACACTTCTGACTCTTTGATGGGTTTTTTTCAAGTTGTAATTGCATGGCCAGGCAAGTGATTTTGAAACTGGCTTACTTCCTGTGTAACACTGAGTGCAATTCTAAAATGTTTCAGTACTCAAACCCTTCTCAGCCCATCATGTCACTGAATGATCTCTGTTCTTGGTATGTGAGTTAGTTTAAGTGTTATTCAGAAGAATGTTAGTCAAAGAATTTTCCTGCCCTTGGACATCCGTGTGGTTCTTGTTTTGAGACTGGTTTTAAAATGGAGCATAAATGCTTTTTATGTATCAATACAGTCCCAGGATTAGTGCCTGAGAAGGGATCTGATATATTCATGTAGGTGCCACATAAACAGCAGCTGTATGTGGGAGGAGACCAGTGGAATGTCTTAGAGGAAATAACCACCTTTTCCTCCTGACCTTACACAGCTGAGAGGGAGCCTCACCAGCTGGGAGCATTCCATGCTGTTACCACGTAGCACATGAACCAGGCAATGCCCCCTGCAATCATTCTGAAGATATTCTGGTGtctttttattataaaaattaaaacaagtaGCAATCCTACCATCTTCATCTGGTAGCTCCTCAGGGTTGAGTTCCACCAGTTCAAAGCCATGCTTGATGCACCATTCTTGAGCTTTCTGTCTGTTAACGCCTAAAATTGGGAAACAAAATGTCTCCTAAACAAACACGTCTCAGATTAATATCAGCAGTTGAACTTCCAGCTAGATTTTATTCCCTcaaatttgtttgcttgttctggATTGTATGgggagtggggaggaggaaataCTTAGCAGATGGTTTGGGTCCTCCAACCATTTCCAATTGGATTCCAAAAGCCCCAAATTAAactcctttaattttttttaaatatgatacAATCAAATGGCTTTGCAGGAGGTACTTCCATGGAGGTGCTGGACTGCCTCATTAAGTTACCTTGCACTGCACGCTGCCACATGAGGAATGGGATGTGCAAAGTTCATTTTGAGCAAGCTGGTAAAATTCTGATCGTTTTGATTATTTCTAGCTTAAGACTTTTTAGTCATGAGCACAACCTAGCTCCTCTCAATCAAAATGAAGTCCATTCTCACTCAGATATCTTAAGAAATGATTGTGCTGCAAGTTTAATGATCTCAAGTTGGTTTTGGGCCTCAAGGTAACATACCATGCTCAGATACTCTGTTACAGACCAGGATCATGACTTCTGGTAGCCACTCTTCTGTCAGGGGAAGCCATTCAGAGACACCATCCAGTCCAGATTTCTAAAGGGGAGAAATAAGCCCTTCAGAATGCATCCTcaaatactttatttcttaCATTTGTTTCTAATCTTTAACTGCACTCCAATAAAATAAGGAAACTGACTATATAAAGCGACCTTCTGATTCTTGCTTTACCTTACAGATGAGTTAAACCTACTTCCTTGGACCTCCCCTTCATGTTTAATGTTCGTTACACAACCTTAATTTACATTAGGAAAGACTTTTGCTTCATGTCAATCACTAGTATCTCATTGTAAGCAGCTCTCAGGGTTAATGTTTAGCTATTCCAGCTTCCACACTAAAGCTGATGTTATGACTGCTGATGAACTACATTGCTCTGGTTTAATGTGGGACAGTGCTGAGCAAGTTACCTTAGGTGCCTCTGCAGAATGCGTGGCATGCATTCTCTCCCATCTGTGGTTTAAAACATTCCTTATTTAGATTGGTTTTTGTCTCAATCTTTCAGGCTTTTGCTAAAGTACTGTTTTCACTGCCACCAGCCTTGTACAAACAACGTCAGGTAAAATGATAGCACTGAAACTTAGAATTGGCTTCCTCGTTCCTGGCTATTTTCAAGTAGTCCTTCTGAACTATGACTGGTTAAGAGTAAAGCTGGAGGTcacaggctggaggaggactgGCCTAACTTAGTGGCCTATTTACATCCTGAAAAACCTTGCTTCCAGCTGGAGTaaaacagcagaagggaaggaaatgtccctgctgctgctgttagtgGGAATAACCGACCCTTAATCTACTGACCATTAACAGGACGGCCTAAAAGGAGTGGAGGTCACAAGATGGAGAGAACACCAACTGTAGGTATCACAATAAGGCAACTATACCATACAGATAAAGCAACATAATGCAGAAGCCTTACTATTGAGCTGTCGAAGTAGACCACAAACGCCTGCACAGACTCAGCGATCGCTCCTGTCACAAGAGCTGTGTTTGGCACCACACAGAGGTGAATATCTGCAGAGTAGTACTTATTATCTATTGTCCAGGGGTAAAAGCTCACTCCTCCAGTGGTGGTTGCACCCACAGTGAGGTCCTCTCTTCCTGTGATGCCTGTATGAAAGAAATTGAATGAGATAAATGATACAAACCAGCATCAAGAAAGTAATTTGACTGGAAAAGCTCAGTacagtgccagcacagagccatcTTCATTTGTTGCAACAAAATAAGTTGTTTTTATAACAAATCAGctcaatttcttttctcataTTACTTATGAGAAATTTTTCTCATGTTATTTATTCtagctttcaggaaaaaaatggcacagaaGCTCTTTTGAAAGTAAggtgtgttttgctgtttttttccttggaacATCTTTTGAAGTGCTTACCCACAGGCAGGATGGATGGAGCAAATAACTACACTGCATTCCAGCAAACCTTGCACGTTCATTCAGATGTAAAAACTGTTTGACTGTGACCAGAATCTCAAGGTAactaatgagaaaataaagcaagttGCTGGAATTTGGTTGTAATGCCCATTAAATTCCAGGTAGGAGTTCAACAATTAAAATCCAGGGCAGTGCTTGGGTAATGCAATCCCGGCGCTGCCTGCCCCTCGTGTGCTGGCAGCAACCTTTGCAGAACACTCTTGTAGCGTGACGGCCACCTGGTGGAGCTGAATTATAGGTGGCAGCAGAGCAACCCGTCTGTACCTTGCTGGAAAGGGCGGAACGTCTCGTTCCAGGTGAACAGAGCCACGGGTGTCTTACAAGTAAATCATATAATCACTTGAGTCAGCTGGGGAGCAGAAgagtttaaaggaaaaaatgtgttttcaaatgttttaagGGCTGCACCTTAAAGGTATTGAGACAATTCCTGAAGATGCAGTGCATGCTGCTTCCAAACAGTCTgaaagcaggagggagcagctcagcagcatggGATGGCATGGCACCTTACAGGGTGCACAGCTTTGCAGTGCATGCTCTGGTACAACACAGGCCCTTTGTCAAGTTTCTGCTATGAGACATGAGCTAATTAAGTGCTGTGCTCCGCATTATTTAGCGTGGCACCTTTGGTAAACAGAATTGTATCTGCTATGTGCTGACTGCTGCTAGGCCAGGAGTTCATTATCAGTGGGTAGTGGAGCCAATGGAGGCAGCTCCTGCTCTACCCAGCTGAAACTGAGCAACCTGCCAGCTGAACAGCAGCGGGTTAGCAAAAAAGGGCTTGCTCACTCTGATGTGCTACTTCAATAGGAAAATGGAGGATCCCAGCTCTACCAGTCCCTCCTGTTTGACACCTCAGGCACAACCACGTTTCTGAGGGTCTGCTGCCGTGGGAATTGCTGGCACTTGGAAAAGCGGCAGTAAAACTTTGGCAAAGGGTGTGTTCAGAAGTCAGAGTGCAAAAGGAGAACGTTTTCCAAAAGATATCAAAAACCGGTATGGAAGAACTTCTATGTCAATTCggtaagtgattttttttacttgtaaAAGGGCTCAGACAAATTTAGGCCTCAAAGCACTGCTTGAAGAAGTAGGACGTGTCCCACTTCCTGCCAcgggctgctgctcctgcattGGAAGCGGTCttctcccatcccactgtgccTCTGGTTGCTGTTGTGTACCCAAAGGGGCTTTGCCAACCCCTGGGACATCTCTCCCCCAGTAAGAATGGATGGTGCACGCTGAGCAACGAGAGTGCAGGAGCTCCCTGCAAGGACTCCATCCAGCTATGTGGGGCTGAACCAATTAGTGCAGCACTGCCTGGTGGCAGGAAGCTAATGgcaggctgggtgctgcagggagggcttGCTCCTCTCCCACTGCAGGGGCTTTGGAGGCTGCCAAATCCTATGCCTTGCAGCCCAGGCTGAGTTTGCAGGGACACATTTCATATTAGAGACAATTCTAAGATCATATTTGCCACGTTGGGATTCCAGGAGTTTCTTCCCAGTGCAGCCTGCGCTTCAATGGAAAAAGTAAATCCAGCCAGAATAGTTTCCTATCTAATTTTAGAGATCATTCATCAGAACAAGCTCCATTATGTTTTATTTGGATACAGAATAAACTTCCAGAAAATTAATATGGCAAAGGGAGGTGGCTTGTCAAACTTATCTCTGCTGAGTTACTCTGTTCTCATTTCGGGCTT
It encodes:
- the AAGAB gene encoding alpha- and gamma-adaptin-binding protein p34 isoform X1, whose translation is MAAAGPYALLSSCDGGFAAEELVRRITGREDLTVGATTTGGVSFYPWTIDNKYYSADIHLCVVPNTALVTGAIAESVQAFVVYFDSSIKSGLDGVSEWLPLTEEWLPEVMILVCNRVSEHGVNRQKAQEWCIKHGFELVELNPEELPDEDDDFPESTGVKRIVQALNANVWSNVVMKNDRTQGFGLLSTLAGANCSIGSEENQDTESNPAAADREEPHLDNREDAASTNDLQIDSVVDPVLDTDIQELASLTTRDGDLENFERLFSKLKEMKEKAATLPHEQRKLHAEKVAKAFWMAIGGDRDEIEGLSSDEEN